From the Musa acuminata AAA Group cultivar baxijiao chromosome BXJ3-7, Cavendish_Baxijiao_AAA, whole genome shotgun sequence genome, one window contains:
- the LOC135642919 gene encoding zinc finger protein ZOP1-like, translating to MTEYWVSQGKKWCDFCKIYIANNPLNIRTHELGQRHKDNVAKRLATMRKESAAREKEQKEAARALKEIEAKAKKSYQNDLASFQRVDTSDGLQSNKTITDEAQCSAATRNDLNGLWMQNVIVISRIELKLELQGWLSQHRAVKRAQSSATVKRRKRDDEKAKMISKEEAEALKAMEAARKRMEESHTDISFMKQNLTVLHLLYRMSHEAGSPRILHLTTIRGAAF from the exons ATGACGGAG TATTGGGTTAGTCAAGGAAAAAAATGGTGTGATTTCTGCAAGATCTATATTGCAAACAACCCTTTGAACATCAGAACTCATGAACTTGGTCAGCGCCACAAGGACAATGTTGCTAAGAGGCTTGCTACTATGAGAAAGGAGAGCGCTGCCAGGGAGAAGGAACAAAAAGAAGCAGCACGTGCCCTAAAGGAAATAGAAGCA AAAGCAAAAAAGAGCTACCAGAATGATTTGGCTTCTTTCCAGAGAGTTGATACTAGCGATGGACTACAATCTAATAAGACAATTACAGATGAAGCCCAGTGTTCAGCTGCAACTAGAAATG ACTTGAATGGTTTGTGGATGCAAAATGTCATTGTTATTAGCAGGATCGAGTTG AAGCTGGAGCTCCAGGGTTGGTTATCTCAACACAGAGCTGTTAAGCGTGCACAATCTTCAGCGactgttaaaaggagaaaaagggATGATGAGAAAGCGAAGATGATATCTAAAGAGGAAGCGGAGGCTCTGAAGGCAATGGAGGCTGCAAGGAAAAGAATGGAAGAAAGTCATACTGATATTTCTTTTATGAAGCAAAACCTGACAGTACTTCATTTATTGTATCGAATG TCACATGAAGCTGGCAGTCCAAGAATTCTGCATCTCACCACAATCCGCGGTGCCGCATTCTAA